A genomic stretch from Barnesiella intestinihominis YIT 11860 includes:
- a CDS encoding RyR domain-containing protein, whose translation MTMKREKYIPAPTDTSREKLPEELMELVEVMAKNVHEVWSQSRLSEGWTYGARRDDEKKTHPCLVPYEELPEIEKDYDRNTAIGTLKLIQALGFDIVKKR comes from the coding sequence ATGACGATGAAACGCGAAAAGTATATTCCGGCTCCGACGGATACCAGCCGGGAAAAACTACCGGAGGAACTTATGGAGTTGGTCGAGGTAATGGCGAAAAATGTTCATGAGGTATGGTCGCAATCTCGTTTGTCCGAAGGGTGGACTTACGGAGCGCGACGGGACGATGAGAAGAAGACGCATCCCTGTCTCGTGCCTTATGAGGAATTACCCGAAATAGAAAAGGATTACGATCGCAACACAGCGATAGGGACGCTTAAACTGATACAAGCGTTGGGATTCGATATTGTGAAGAAGAGATGA